One genomic segment of Streptomyces sp. RerS4 includes these proteins:
- a CDS encoding NAD+ synthase: MPQLRLALNQIDSHVGDIAANADSIVHWTRHSAEQGAHLVAFPEMALTGYPVEDLALRASFVEASRTALRALAARLAAEGLGELPVVVGYLDRSEKAAPRLGRPAGSPENAAAVLHRGEVVLRFAKHHLPNYGVFDEFRYFVPGDTQPVIRVGGVDVALAICEDLWQEGGRVPATRSAGAGLLLSINASPYERDKDDLRLELVRKRAQEAGCTLAYLAMMGGQDELVFDGDSIVVDASGEVVARAPQFSEGCVLLDLDLPAARPDAPEGVVDDGLRIDRVILSEEPVAPYEPVVTGGYAERLDAAEEVYDALVVGLRAYVKKNGFRSVLIGLSGGIDSALVAALACDAIGAQNVYGVSMPSKYSSEHSKGDAADLARRTGLNFRTVPIEPMFDAYMGALGLTGLAEENLQSRLRGTMLMAISNQEGHIVLAPGNKSELAVGYSTLYGDSVGAYGPIKDVYKTDIFRLARYRNRAAVDRGETPPIPENSIVKPPSAELRPDQVDTDSLPDYPVLDAILELYVDRDQGLEAIVAAGYDRELVARTVRMVDTAEYKRRQYPPGTKISAKGFGKDRRLPITNGWREQA; this comes from the coding sequence CAGATCGACTCGCACGTCGGCGACATCGCCGCCAACGCCGACTCGATCGTCCACTGGACCCGGCACTCCGCCGAGCAGGGCGCCCATCTGGTGGCGTTCCCGGAGATGGCGCTGACCGGGTACCCCGTCGAGGACCTCGCCCTGCGCGCGTCCTTCGTCGAGGCCTCCCGCACCGCCCTGCGCGCCCTCGCGGCGCGGCTCGCGGCGGAGGGCCTCGGCGAGCTGCCGGTCGTCGTCGGCTACCTGGACCGCAGCGAGAAGGCGGCGCCCCGCCTCGGCCGCCCGGCCGGTTCCCCCGAGAACGCGGCCGCCGTACTGCACCGCGGCGAGGTCGTCCTGCGCTTCGCCAAGCACCACCTGCCCAACTACGGGGTCTTCGACGAGTTCCGGTACTTCGTGCCGGGCGACACCCAGCCGGTGATCCGGGTGGGGGGCGTCGACGTCGCGCTCGCCATCTGCGAGGACCTCTGGCAGGAAGGCGGCCGCGTCCCCGCCACCCGCTCCGCCGGGGCCGGCCTGCTGCTGTCCATCAACGCCTCCCCCTACGAGCGCGACAAGGACGACCTGCGCCTGGAACTGGTCCGCAAGCGCGCCCAGGAGGCCGGCTGCACCCTCGCCTACCTGGCGATGATGGGCGGCCAGGACGAGCTGGTCTTCGACGGCGACTCGATCGTCGTGGACGCCTCCGGGGAGGTCGTCGCCCGCGCCCCGCAGTTCTCCGAGGGCTGCGTGCTGCTCGACCTGGACCTGCCCGCCGCCCGGCCGGACGCCCCCGAGGGCGTCGTGGACGACGGCCTGCGCATCGACCGCGTGATCCTCTCCGAGGAGCCGGTGGCCCCGTACGAGCCCGTCGTCACCGGCGGCTACGCCGAGCGCCTCGACGCCGCCGAGGAGGTCTACGACGCGCTGGTCGTGGGCCTGCGCGCGTACGTCAAGAAGAACGGGTTCCGCTCCGTCCTGATCGGGCTCTCCGGCGGCATCGACTCGGCGCTCGTCGCCGCCCTCGCCTGCGACGCGATCGGCGCGCAGAACGTGTACGGCGTCTCGATGCCCTCGAAGTACTCCTCGGAGCACTCGAAGGGCGACGCGGCGGACCTCGCGCGCCGCACCGGCCTCAACTTCCGGACCGTCCCGATCGAGCCGATGTTCGACGCCTACATGGGCGCGCTCGGCCTCACCGGTCTGGCCGAGGAGAACCTCCAGTCCCGCCTGCGCGGCACGATGCTGATGGCGATCTCCAACCAGGAGGGCCACATCGTCCTGGCCCCCGGCAACAAGTCCGAGCTGGCCGTCGGCTACTCCACGCTCTACGGCGACTCGGTCGGCGCCTACGGACCGATCAAGGACGTCTACAAGACCGACATCTTCCGGCTCGCGCGCTACCGCAACCGGGCCGCCGTGGACCGGGGCGAGACCCCGCCGATCCCGGAGAACTCGATCGTGAAGCCGCCGAGCGCCGAACTGCGCCCGGACCAGGTGGACACGGACTCGCTGCCGGACTATCCGGTGCTCGACGCGATCCTGGAGCTGTACGTGGACCGCGACCAGGGGCTGGAGGCGATCGTCGCGGCCGGCTACGACCGCGAGCTCGTCGCGCGGACCGTGCGGATGGTGGACACGGCGGAGTACAAGCGCCGCCAGTACCCGCCGGGCACCAAGATCTCCGCGAAGGGATTCGGCAAGGACCGCCGCCTGCCCATCACGAACGGCTGGCGCGAGCAGGCGTAG
- a CDS encoding endonuclease/exonuclease/phosphatase family protein — MAQAYVTETGNGGSEPEPSGSGLRRRLAELRRDPGIWRRGIVTAAIAAVIALIMIFHAELPNDVGNLGSLIETFLPWLGLAVPVLLVIAVIRKSATALIAILLTAIVWANLFGGLVTDKSGRGGNLMVATHNVDADNPDPRGTAESVAKSGADVLALTELKASAVPIYEKALERTYKYHAVEGTVGVWSKYPLTSSKPVDIRLGWTRAMRTTVAGPFGDLGIYVAHLPSVRVKLNAGFTANQRDNSADALGAALASEPLKNVILLGDLNGTMNDRALSEVTSQMRSTQGAAGDGFGFSWPAPFPMARIDQILVRGVKPEASWTLPRTGSDHLPVAARVTIRP; from the coding sequence ATGGCACAGGCGTATGTGACGGAGACGGGGAACGGCGGCTCCGAGCCCGAGCCCTCCGGATCCGGTCTACGGCGCCGGCTGGCCGAGCTGCGCCGCGACCCGGGCATCTGGCGGCGCGGGATCGTGACCGCCGCGATCGCGGCGGTGATCGCGCTGATCATGATCTTCCACGCCGAACTGCCCAACGACGTGGGCAACCTGGGCAGCCTCATCGAGACCTTCCTGCCCTGGCTGGGCCTGGCGGTCCCGGTGCTGCTCGTGATCGCGGTGATCCGCAAGTCCGCCACCGCGCTCATCGCGATACTGCTGACGGCGATCGTCTGGGCGAACCTCTTCGGCGGCCTGGTCACCGACAAGTCCGGGCGCGGCGGCAACCTGATGGTCGCCACCCACAACGTCGACGCCGACAACCCCGACCCGCGCGGCACCGCCGAGTCCGTGGCGAAGTCCGGCGCGGACGTCCTGGCCCTGACCGAGCTGAAGGCGAGCGCCGTCCCGATCTACGAGAAGGCCCTGGAGCGCACGTACAAGTACCACGCCGTCGAGGGCACCGTCGGCGTGTGGAGCAAGTACCCGCTGACCTCCAGCAAGCCCGTCGACATCCGGCTCGGCTGGACCCGGGCGATGCGCACCACCGTGGCCGGCCCCTTCGGCGACCTCGGCATCTACGTGGCGCACCTGCCCTCGGTCCGGGTCAAGCTGAACGCCGGCTTCACCGCCAACCAGCGCGACAACAGCGCCGACGCGCTGGGCGCGGCGCTGGCGTCCGAACCGCTGAAGAACGTCATCCTGCTCGGCGACCTCAACGGCACGATGAACGACCGCGCCCTGTCGGAGGTCACCTCGCAGATGCGCTCCACGCAGGGCGCGGCGGGCGACGGCTTCGGGTTCAGCTGGCCGGCCCCGTTCCCGATGGCCCGGATCGACCAGATCCTGGTGCGCGGGGTGAAGCCGGAGGCCTCCTGGACCCTGCCGCGCACGGGCAGCGACCACCTCCCGGTCGCCGCCCGCGTCACGATCCGCCCGTAG
- the panB gene encoding 3-methyl-2-oxobutanoate hydroxymethyltransferase: protein MTHAVSPAREAASPTLYGGSGTRRITVRDLTLAKERGEKWPMLTAYDAMTASVFDEAGIPVMLVGDSMGNCHLGYETTVPVTMDEMTLLSAAVVRGTSRALIIGDLPFGSYQEGPVQALRSATRLVKEAGVGAVKLEGGERSLAQTELIVQSGIPVMSHLGLTPQSVNAMGYRVQGRGDEAAHQLLRDAKAAQDAGAFAVVLELVPAELAAEVTRSLHIPTVGIGAGAECDAQVLVWTDMMGLTGGKMPRFVKQYANLRATMGDAAKAFAEDVVGGTFPREEHSFH, encoded by the coding sequence ATGACGCATGCCGTTTCGCCTGCCCGCGAAGCCGCCTCCCCCACCCTGTACGGGGGCTCGGGCACCCGGCGGATCACCGTCCGCGACCTCACCCTCGCCAAGGAGCGCGGCGAGAAGTGGCCCATGCTCACCGCCTACGACGCGATGACCGCGTCCGTGTTCGACGAGGCCGGCATCCCGGTCATGCTCGTCGGCGACTCGATGGGCAACTGTCACCTCGGCTACGAGACCACCGTCCCCGTGACGATGGACGAGATGACGCTGCTGTCGGCGGCCGTCGTACGGGGCACCAGCCGGGCCCTGATCATCGGCGACCTGCCGTTCGGCTCGTACCAGGAAGGCCCCGTACAGGCGCTGCGCAGCGCGACGCGCCTGGTCAAGGAGGCCGGCGTCGGGGCGGTCAAGCTGGAGGGCGGGGAGCGTTCGCTCGCCCAGACCGAGCTGATCGTCCAGTCCGGCATCCCGGTCATGTCCCACCTGGGCCTGACCCCGCAGTCCGTGAACGCCATGGGCTACCGGGTGCAGGGCCGCGGTGACGAGGCCGCGCACCAGCTGCTGCGCGACGCGAAGGCGGCCCAGGACGCGGGCGCGTTCGCGGTGGTGCTGGAGCTGGTCCCGGCGGAGCTGGCCGCCGAGGTCACCCGTTCCCTGCACATCCCGACGGTCGGCATCGGCGCGGGCGCGGAGTGCGACGCCCAGGTGCTGGTGTGGACCGACATGATGGGCCTGACCGGCGGGAAGATGCCGCGGTTCGTGAAGCAGTACGCGAACCTGCGCGCGACCATGGGCGACGCGGCGAAGGCCTTCGCCGAGGACGTGGTCGGCGGAACGTTCCCCCGGGAAGAGCACTCCTTCCACTGA
- a CDS encoding ATP-binding cassette domain-containing protein has protein sequence MVGMTRIDKNPHAVEVRGLVKHYGETKALDGVDLDVREGTVLGVLGPNGAGKTTLVRCLSTLIVPDAGTATVAGFDVVRQPRQLRRTIGLTGQYASVDEKLSGWENLYMIGRLLDLSRKDARSRADEMLERFSLTEAAKKAAMHYSGGMRRRLDLAASLIGNPAVLYLDEPTTGLDPRTRNEVWDEVQRLVAEGATVLLTTQYMEEAEQLASELTVIDRGKVIANGKVDELKARVGGRTLKIRPVESADLPGMARALAEAGLDGVAGSQAVPDEGVLLVPILSDEQLTAVVGLLAARGYAIADLGTYLPSLDEVFLSITGQKPAITEEVAA, from the coding sequence ATGGTGGGCATGACGCGAATCGACAAGAACCCCCACGCCGTGGAAGTACGGGGGCTGGTCAAGCACTATGGCGAGACCAAGGCCCTGGACGGGGTCGACCTGGACGTCCGTGAGGGAACGGTGCTCGGGGTCCTCGGCCCCAACGGCGCCGGCAAGACCACGCTGGTGCGCTGCCTGTCCACCCTGATCGTTCCCGATGCCGGCACGGCCACGGTCGCCGGCTTCGACGTGGTCCGACAGCCCCGGCAGCTGCGCCGCACCATCGGCCTGACCGGCCAGTACGCCTCGGTCGACGAGAAGCTCTCCGGCTGGGAGAACCTCTACATGATCGGCCGCCTGCTGGACCTGTCCCGCAAGGACGCCCGCTCCCGCGCGGACGAGATGCTGGAGCGGTTCTCCCTGACGGAGGCCGCGAAGAAGGCCGCGATGCACTACTCCGGCGGTATGCGCCGCCGGCTCGACCTCGCCGCGTCGCTGATCGGCAACCCGGCCGTGCTGTACCTGGACGAGCCGACCACCGGTCTGGACCCCCGCACCCGCAACGAGGTGTGGGACGAGGTGCAGCGGCTCGTCGCCGAGGGCGCGACCGTCCTGCTCACCACCCAGTACATGGAGGAGGCCGAGCAGCTGGCGAGCGAGCTGACGGTCATCGACCGGGGCAAGGTCATCGCCAACGGCAAGGTCGACGAGCTGAAGGCCCGCGTCGGCGGCCGGACGCTGAAGATCCGTCCCGTCGAGTCGGCCGACCTGCCCGGCATGGCCCGCGCGCTCGCCGAGGCCGGACTGGACGGCGTGGCCGGCTCCCAGGCCGTGCCGGACGAGGGTGTGCTCCTCGTCCCGATCCTCAGCGACGAGCAGCTGACCGCGGTGGTCGGGCTGCTGGCCGCCCGCGGCTACGCGATCGCCGACCTCGGCACGTACCTGCCCAGCCTGGACGAGGTGTTCCTGTCGATCACCGGCCAGAAGCCCGCCATCACCGAGGAGGTCGCGGCATGA
- a CDS encoding ABC transporter permease gives MSSATTTKPAETATVPAARPAVPDEGRIGLRGNLRHIGALARRNLLQIKQDPESMFDVLFMPIIFTLLFVFVFGGAISGKDNQAQYVNYVVPGLMAMMGMNIAMAVGTGVNDDFKKGVMDRFRSMPIARSSVLIAKILVEVGRMMVAITILLGVGFILGLSIKSSVLDLFFAIGLSAVFGASLMWIFVLLGLTMQTAQAVQGMAMLVLMPLQFGSSIFAPPSTMPGWLQAFTDYNPLSNLADAARALINGTPLGNSVWLTLAWSLAITLVTMPLAVRKFRQKT, from the coding sequence ATGAGCTCCGCCACCACGACGAAGCCCGCCGAGACCGCGACGGTCCCCGCCGCCCGTCCGGCGGTCCCGGACGAGGGCCGGATCGGCCTGCGGGGCAACCTGCGCCACATCGGCGCACTGGCCCGGCGCAACCTGCTCCAGATCAAGCAGGACCCCGAGTCGATGTTCGACGTCCTGTTCATGCCGATCATCTTCACGCTGCTGTTCGTGTTCGTCTTCGGCGGTGCGATCTCCGGCAAGGACAACCAGGCGCAGTACGTCAACTACGTGGTGCCCGGCCTGATGGCCATGATGGGCATGAACATCGCCATGGCGGTGGGCACCGGCGTCAACGACGACTTCAAGAAGGGCGTGATGGACCGGTTCCGGTCCATGCCGATCGCCCGGTCCTCGGTGCTCATCGCCAAGATCCTGGTCGAGGTCGGCCGCATGATGGTCGCCATCACGATCCTGCTCGGCGTGGGCTTCATCCTCGGCCTGTCGATCAAGTCCTCGGTGCTGGACCTGTTCTTCGCGATCGGTCTGTCGGCCGTCTTCGGCGCCTCGCTCATGTGGATCTTCGTGCTGCTGGGTCTGACGATGCAGACCGCCCAGGCCGTCCAGGGCATGGCGATGCTGGTCCTGATGCCGCTCCAGTTCGGCAGCTCGATCTTCGCGCCGCCGTCGACCATGCCGGGGTGGCTGCAGGCCTTCACCGACTACAACCCGCTGTCCAACCTGGCCGACGCGGCCCGCGCCTTGATCAACGGCACCCCGCTCGGCAACTCCGTCTGGCTGACGCTCGCCTGGTCGCTGGCGATCACGCTCGTCACGATGCCGCTGGCCGTCCGCAAGTTCCGTCAGAAGACCTGA
- a CDS encoding BTAD domain-containing putative transcriptional regulator — MRYAILGTARVFRDDGSAVAVGGARLRALLTALALRPGRAVPVALLVAEVWDADPPAEAVAALQALVARLRRALGRTAVRSVEGGYLLDARREDVDLYRFEGLVRAAAATPDPAGAAALYDEALALWQGPALASLPDATAEATRWEAVRRDARRGRLGAALALGEAESALPELTELCARYPLDESLQVLRLRALRAAGRPAEALAAYEQVRQTLSGHLGTDPSPSLRTLHTELLTPAEPAHRPPTAPHPHPHPQAQAQVAAGVGQGNLRARLTSFVGREGDIRVIGDDLARARLVTLLGAGGAGKTRLSQEAAEAHAARADGPLAWPDGVWFVELAPVDDPEDVAEAALAALGARRTTLRGAGAEELRAFTDRAGDDPLDRLVDHCARRRLLLLLDNCEHVIGAAAELAERLLTHCPGVRILATSREPLGVPGEFLRPVEPLPPAPAHRLFADRAAAAHPGFDPAEDPAAVAEICRRLDGLPLAIELAAARLRLLTPRQIADRLDDRFRLLTGGARTLLPRQQTLRAVVDWSWDLLDTPERTVLRRLSVFAGGCDLPAAEAVCADPSYEVADILGSLVDKSLVVAEPAPDGMRYRLLETVGEYAAERLAEVDGDRAATERRHLVHYRELARTSEPLLRSHAQRATADRLATEYENLRTALRRAVAARDAQEVLCLVHSLVWYWHMHDLRTESRHWSNAAAELGPDPFAPPVVPAEPVHTRIVDTPPPYSGELLTEGWRGIQMIRLAARDQNSTGWNSPDVRAQVDGMISAYRPGLPQTCRAPSGLWIYAVMIAGDPELLRTVVDETVDVARELGYRWELASALQLRANILANRADWSGDAARDADESLSLFRELGDDWGCAEALAARAESREKRGEYALAALDYREAIEYAERLGAKAQVAVMRVRMAGTLIETGEAALAEEILTEVLATAERYGNEAMPACRMFLASILGRGGRFAEARAQIKALREEFAFGAYAIFDVFLLAIVGWLDNQEARHEDALALVRDALGSGIALDPLALMVAPQLPAGFLLTAAVALSVPEGPRREADAARLLGAYRAHLPPGHVPVSTEREDAARAEEHARAALGDAAYERAYAEGGGLSLEEATALV; from the coding sequence GTGCGTTACGCGATCCTCGGCACCGCCCGTGTCTTCCGCGACGACGGCAGCGCCGTCGCCGTCGGTGGCGCGCGTCTGCGCGCCCTGCTGACCGCGCTCGCGCTGCGCCCCGGCCGGGCGGTGCCGGTCGCGCTGCTGGTCGCCGAGGTGTGGGACGCCGACCCGCCGGCCGAGGCCGTCGCCGCGCTCCAGGCCCTGGTCGCGCGGCTGCGGCGGGCGTTGGGGCGTACGGCGGTACGGTCCGTCGAGGGCGGCTACCTGCTGGACGCGCGGCGCGAGGACGTCGACCTGTACCGCTTCGAGGGCCTCGTACGGGCCGCCGCCGCCACCCCGGACCCGGCCGGGGCGGCCGCGCTGTACGACGAGGCCCTCGCCCTGTGGCAGGGCCCCGCGCTGGCCTCCCTCCCCGACGCGACGGCCGAGGCCACGCGGTGGGAAGCCGTACGTCGGGACGCGCGGCGGGGCCGCCTCGGCGCGGCCCTGGCCCTGGGCGAAGCGGAGTCGGCGCTCCCGGAGCTGACCGAGCTGTGCGCCCGGTACCCCCTGGACGAGTCCCTTCAGGTGCTGCGCCTGCGGGCCCTGCGTGCGGCCGGCCGCCCGGCGGAAGCCCTGGCCGCCTACGAACAGGTCCGCCAGACCCTCTCCGGCCACCTCGGCACCGACCCCTCCCCCTCCCTCCGCACCCTCCACACCGAACTCCTCACCCCGGCCGAGCCCGCCCACCGACCCCCGACCGCGCCCCACCCCCACCCCCACCCCCAAGCCCAAGCGCAGGTGGCAGCCGGGGTCGGGCAGGGGAATCTGCGGGCTCGGCTCACCAGCTTCGTGGGGCGGGAAGGGGACATCCGGGTCATCGGGGACGATCTGGCGCGGGCGCGGCTCGTCACCCTGCTCGGGGCCGGGGGCGCCGGGAAGACGCGGCTTTCGCAGGAGGCCGCCGAGGCCCACGCCGCGCGGGCCGACGGCCCCCTCGCCTGGCCCGACGGCGTGTGGTTCGTCGAGCTGGCCCCCGTGGACGACCCGGAGGACGTCGCCGAGGCCGCGCTCGCCGCGCTCGGCGCCCGCCGGACCACGCTGCGCGGCGCCGGCGCCGAGGAACTGCGCGCGTTCACCGACCGCGCCGGCGACGACCCCCTCGACCGGCTCGTCGACCACTGCGCCCGCCGCCGCCTCCTGCTGCTCCTGGACAACTGCGAGCACGTCATCGGCGCCGCCGCCGAGCTCGCCGAACGCCTCCTCACCCACTGCCCCGGCGTGCGGATCCTGGCCACCAGTCGCGAACCCCTCGGCGTTCCGGGGGAGTTCCTGCGCCCCGTCGAACCCCTCCCGCCGGCCCCCGCGCACCGCCTCTTCGCCGACCGGGCCGCCGCCGCCCACCCCGGCTTCGACCCCGCCGAGGACCCGGCCGCCGTCGCCGAGATCTGCCGCCGCCTCGACGGGCTGCCGCTGGCCATCGAGTTGGCCGCCGCCCGGCTGCGCCTCCTCACCCCGCGCCAGATCGCCGACCGCCTGGACGACCGCTTCCGGCTCCTGACCGGCGGCGCGCGCACCCTCCTGCCCCGCCAGCAGACCCTGCGCGCGGTCGTGGACTGGTCCTGGGACCTCCTCGACACACCCGAACGCACCGTGCTGCGCCGCCTGTCCGTCTTCGCCGGCGGCTGCGATCTGCCCGCCGCCGAGGCCGTCTGCGCCGACCCCTCCTATGAGGTCGCCGACATCCTCGGCTCCCTCGTCGACAAGTCCCTCGTCGTCGCCGAACCCGCCCCCGACGGCATGAGGTACCGCCTGCTGGAGACCGTCGGCGAGTACGCCGCAGAGCGCCTCGCAGAAGTCGACGGCGACCGCGCCGCCACCGAGCGCCGCCACCTCGTCCACTACCGCGAACTCGCCCGGACCAGCGAGCCCCTGCTGCGCTCCCACGCCCAACGGGCGACCGCCGACCGCCTCGCCACCGAGTACGAGAACCTCCGTACGGCCCTGCGTCGCGCCGTCGCCGCCCGCGATGCGCAGGAGGTGCTGTGCCTCGTCCACTCCCTGGTCTGGTACTGGCACATGCACGACCTGCGCACCGAGTCCCGCCACTGGTCCAACGCCGCCGCCGAACTCGGCCCCGACCCCTTCGCACCCCCGGTGGTCCCCGCCGAACCCGTCCACACCCGGATCGTGGACACGCCCCCGCCCTACAGCGGCGAACTGCTCACCGAGGGCTGGCGCGGCATCCAGATGATCCGCCTCGCCGCCCGCGACCAGAACAGCACCGGCTGGAACTCCCCGGACGTCCGCGCCCAGGTCGACGGCATGATCTCCGCCTACCGGCCCGGCCTGCCGCAGACCTGCCGGGCCCCCTCGGGCCTGTGGATCTACGCCGTCATGATCGCCGGTGATCCCGAGCTGCTCAGGACCGTCGTGGACGAGACCGTCGACGTCGCCCGCGAGCTCGGCTACCGCTGGGAGCTGGCCTCCGCCCTCCAGCTGCGCGCCAACATCCTCGCCAACCGCGCCGACTGGTCGGGCGACGCCGCCCGCGACGCCGACGAGAGCCTGAGCCTCTTCCGCGAACTCGGCGACGACTGGGGCTGCGCCGAAGCCCTCGCGGCCCGCGCCGAATCCCGCGAGAAGCGCGGCGAATACGCCCTCGCCGCGCTCGACTACCGCGAGGCGATCGAGTACGCCGAACGCCTGGGCGCCAAGGCCCAGGTGGCGGTGATGCGCGTACGGATGGCCGGCACCCTGATCGAGACCGGCGAGGCGGCCCTGGCGGAGGAGATCCTCACCGAGGTCCTCGCCACCGCCGAGCGGTACGGCAACGAGGCCATGCCCGCCTGCCGCATGTTCCTCGCGAGCATCCTCGGCCGCGGCGGCCGTTTCGCCGAGGCCCGCGCCCAGATCAAGGCGCTGCGCGAGGAGTTCGCCTTCGGGGCGTACGCGATCTTCGACGTGTTCCTGCTCGCCATCGTCGGCTGGTTGGACAACCAGGAGGCCCGGCACGAGGACGCGCTCGCGCTCGTCCGGGACGCCCTGGGCTCGGGCATCGCCCTGGACCCCTTGGCCCTGATGGTCGCCCCCCAACTGCCCGCCGGGTTCCTGCTGACGGCCGCCGTCGCCCTCTCCGTACCCGAAGGCCCCCGCCGGGAGGCCGACGCCGCGCGGCTGCTGGGCGCCTACCGCGCCCACCTGCCCCCCGGGCACGTCCCGGTCTCCACCGAACGCGAGGACGCCGCCCGCGCCGAGGAACACGCCCGTGCGGCACTGGGCGACGCCGCGTACGAGCGCGCGTACGCCGAAGGCGGCGGCCTCTCCCTGGAGGAGGCCACCGCCCTCGTGTGA
- a CDS encoding site-2 protease family protein, with protein sequence MGHQGSRGERRISSVFLGIVAVMAVTGWAVWTGYASSPGLAVFLFVTAAWIVSLCLHEYAHARTALHSGDLSVGAKGYLTLNPLKYTHVLLSVVLPVVFVILGGLGLPGGAVYIERDRIRGRWKHSLISAAGPLTNVAFAIVCTAPFWLDALDGVPFAFRFALAFLALLQVSAAILNFLPVPGLDGYGIIEPWLSHRVRRELAPLAPFALIGVFVLLWIPEVNAFFFDAVRGVLRGLGVSDLETYCGRALYRFWQDDDGFCAVPVD encoded by the coding sequence ATGGGTCACCAGGGCAGCCGCGGCGAGCGGCGCATCAGTTCCGTGTTCCTCGGGATCGTCGCCGTCATGGCGGTCACCGGCTGGGCGGTGTGGACCGGCTACGCGTCGAGTCCGGGCCTCGCGGTGTTCCTCTTCGTCACGGCCGCGTGGATCGTCTCGCTGTGCCTGCACGAGTACGCGCACGCCCGGACCGCCCTGCACAGCGGTGACCTCTCGGTCGGCGCGAAGGGCTACCTGACGCTGAACCCGCTCAAGTACACGCACGTGCTGCTCAGCGTCGTGCTCCCGGTGGTCTTCGTGATCCTGGGCGGGCTGGGCCTGCCGGGCGGGGCCGTGTACATCGAGCGCGACCGGATCCGGGGGCGTTGGAAGCACAGCCTGATCTCGGCGGCGGGCCCGCTGACGAACGTGGCCTTCGCGATCGTGTGCACGGCGCCGTTCTGGCTGGACGCCCTGGACGGGGTGCCGTTCGCGTTCCGCTTCGCGCTGGCGTTCCTCGCGCTGCTCCAGGTCTCGGCGGCGATCCTGAACTTCCTGCCGGTGCCGGGCCTGGACGGCTACGGGATCATCGAGCCCTGGCTGTCGCACCGGGTGCGGCGCGAGCTGGCGCCGCTGGCCCCGTTCGCGCTGATCGGGGTGTTCGTGCTGCTGTGGATCCCGGAGGTCAACGCGTTCTTCTTCGACGCGGTGCGGGGCGTGCTGCGCGGCCTCGGCGTGTCGGACCTGGAGACGTACTGCGGCCGCGCCCTGTACCGCTTCTGGCAGGACGACGACGGCTTCTGCGCCGTCCCGGTGGACTGA
- the npdG gene encoding NADPH-dependent F420 reductase — translation MTSSDSKTQKPPAKDPWDLPDVSGLVVGVLGGTGDQGRGLAYRLARAGQKVIIGSRAADRAEAAARELGLGVEGADNAECARRSDIVIIAVPWEGHAKTLEALREDLAGKLVVDCVNPLGFDKQGAYALRVEEGSAAQQAAALLPDSRVTAAFHHLSAVLLQDESVEEIDTDVMVLGESRADTDLVQALAARIPGMRGVFAGRLRNAHQVEAMVANLISTNRRYKAHAGVRLTDV, via the coding sequence ATGACTTCTTCGGACAGCAAGACCCAGAAGCCCCCGGCCAAGGACCCCTGGGACCTCCCCGACGTCTCGGGCCTGGTCGTCGGCGTCCTCGGCGGCACCGGCGACCAGGGCCGCGGCCTCGCCTACCGCCTCGCTCGCGCCGGCCAGAAGGTGATCATCGGCTCCCGCGCCGCCGACCGGGCCGAGGCCGCCGCCCGGGAACTGGGTCTCGGTGTGGAGGGAGCCGACAACGCCGAGTGCGCCCGGCGCAGCGACATCGTGATCATCGCCGTGCCGTGGGAGGGCCACGCCAAGACCCTCGAAGCGCTGCGCGAGGACCTCGCGGGCAAGCTCGTCGTGGACTGCGTCAACCCGCTCGGCTTCGACAAGCAGGGCGCCTACGCCCTCCGGGTCGAGGAGGGCAGCGCCGCCCAGCAGGCCGCCGCACTGCTCCCGGACTCGCGCGTCACCGCCGCCTTCCACCACCTCTCGGCCGTCCTCCTCCAGGACGAGTCCGTCGAGGAGATCGACACCGACGTCATGGTCCTCGGCGAATCCCGCGCCGACACCGACCTCGTCCAGGCCCTCGCCGCCCGCATCCCCGGCATGCGGGGCGTCTTCGCGGGCCGCCTGCGCAACGCCCATCAGGTCGAGGCGATGGTCGCCAACCTGATCTCCACGAACCGCCGCTACAAGGCCCACGCGGGCGTCCGCCTCACGGACGTCTGA